The nucleotide window ATCGTCCTCTGTTGCCGGTGCTGGTGACGAAGACGCTGTAGACGGCGTTGCTTTGAAGGCCTCGGCGGAAACGGCCGAAGATCTTGACGACCTGATTCGTAAACGGATGGCCTCTTGACGCTCCTTCTCCCCTTTGTCCTTCCACTCAGGCTTCGGCCCGTACCCGTGGCAGTGGATTTGTCGATTCACGCAGGTGAGGCACGGCGGCCCACCCTCTTCGCATTTCTTGCGGCGCAGACGACAAGTCCAGCATCCGCTTTTGAGTCGTTTTGCCTCTGAGCCCATCGCGTCAAGGTGGCGTGCAGTGTGATTGTGTATGGGATGGAAACAGATGCCGATCAATCTATTATTGTTGCAATGGGGGCCAGCTGCCCGTGTTGCGCGGCGCCCACGGACCATGGACTGGGTCCGCGCGGCAGCCCGAGCTCCCGGGTAATCGGCCATCAAAGGTGGGGGCACCGGCAAAATCGGCGAGAACCGTATTTCGGCCAGCGGCGTCTGAGTCCGCCCCCGACTGTAAGCCGCCCGCCCCGTCCATAGTAGGAGCAGCCCACGACCGAAGGCCTGTTCCGTTCATTGGACATCATGAACAGTAGACCAGCCTACTGTCTCGAATTGTCTGAAGGCATCTTCCCATTTGCGTACAACCAACCTGTTGTACCAAGAATCATATGTTTGTAGATGTTTCAGCGTGTGCAACACCACAGCTTCCTCATGCGTTAGAGCGCAGGGGCCACACAATACACTCTTCGCTAATGACTCGACTTACGAAACCGAGGGGGACAACTGACTGGGCTGGCTACCTTAAAGTTTGATGGGACCCCGGCTTACATCGTTCACCCGTGCCATTATTGGCCTGATCGGGTCTTGGAAAGGTCTTAAAAGGGTTCATCGGTGATGATGAGTTCGATTAACCAGCAGGCTTGTGTTCGGCCGGGAGATTTGTTTTCCAGGACCCAGAATGTTGCAAACGCCTGTGGGAACGAACCACAGTTGCATTTTCAGGTAGACCGTACCTGTACGGAGTAGTGAGGGTCAACCATGACAACAGAAAGAGTTTCTCCACACCATCAGGAGATGTTGCCAAGCCGGAAAAAGAAACAACAAGGAACGCGGCTAATTTCCTTCATCCGCCCTTTGCCGCTCCGGCATACCTCTGTTCTCGATGTGAAAACCAGAGTCGACCATGCCCTCATTAAAGCTTACCTTGCTCGGGATACGGCAGGGCGACATGACAGTGCCATTCGTTTGTTTACATGGGTCCCCCTTCTGCCACCTCCAGTGCAGTCCAGCTCAACTTAAAAACTGCAATGTGGAGCACTACTCATAATCTATCCTTACCATGAACGATTGTTTAGCTGTATCAGCTTAGCCTTTAACCTTAAAGAAAGTacctttctttttctgcGGATAGAATAGTTTATCGAATACTAATCCACAACCCCAGCATCAGTCTCCGACATCACCTAAGCCGTACTGTGCTCGTAGTGTGTCCAACCTTGCATCCCGTTGCCCACTATGTAGTGGATTCCATGATCTTTCAAAATGTCTGTGATTGCCCCCCAGTCTCGGCAAAGATGCTCATTCCCCCAACCGTCGTAGCCGGTGTATCGCTTTCCACGAACATTGGGCCTTATCAACGCCATGTCCCCATGGCAGATGGTTGCCTGGCGCAGAACCTCGAGACAGTGGTCGATGTGGCCCATTGTGTTGGTCGAATTCGAACCCCGACTTCCTCCGGTGTACCTGTAGTCGTTGATGGACTTCTTTATGCTTGCCACGCAGTGGAGCTGATGCATGACCCCGATACCAAAAGCCTGGGACCCTTCCTCCCATGGGATTGGATCGAGATCGTTTCCTTCGGAATTCGGCCCCGTCAACGGAGTTCCGAAGCCGTAGCCTTTTGCGGCTGGGTCATCTTCCAGCGCCACCCAGTTGGTGAACCATATACTGTCCCACGGGTTGGGTCCCTTGTCCACAGATGCTGTCCCATCTCCTCCGAATTTGCTGTCCCACGGATCGCTGTCGATGAATTCCTGCTGGTTTTCGAGGATCACTTTCTTCCACGGAACGCGGTGGCCCCAGAGAGATTCCGAGTCCAGATGGCACTCTTGCTGGGCAAGCCAGCGGGGTGGCAGGCGGCCCAAGATGACGGAAACCGCGGCGAGGTTTgtgatgatgctgatgattGCCAAGAGCTTCCAATTGGGGCCGCGCAATCGTTTCTTCGCCCGCGTGAATGCAAGGTTGTCATCACCACATTCACTATCAGGGAGCGAAGTGTACGAGATCGATGATTGGCAGGCCATTGTGTGTGAAGTGTTTCGAGGACTGGCAGTCGAAGTGAAACTGTGGAAGCGAACAGAACAATTCCAAACGCTACGATAGACCGTAGCACGACTTTATCAAGGGCATCGCTGTTACTTATGCCTTGATCTCTTCCAGCTATCCGGGGTGTCAAAGATATTAACAGGTGGACGATCTGGCGCATGCACTGCAACTCCGTTGATCAAAGGGCTGGCTGCTGACTGGACCCTTGTCTTAAAGATGCAGACAACCAATtggcgccagcgccagcacAATTCAAAAACCCGAGGCGCCAAATTTTGAGACGGACGATGACCTATCGAATCAGTTCCGTCTTGAAACATGTTACGATGGTTCCAGGTCAAAGTAAAGTTTTGTCATGACGAAGGAATGCCCCGATCCTGTCCAAAACTCGGTCCGAGATGTAGATGGCTTCAAGGTGGGAATTTGCATTCACTTCAGGCCCGCCCGCTCCTCGTGGCAGGCTTGGGCTAGCTAGCCACCTGCCTTCGCAGGTGGGGTGGCAGCCCTTTTTCTGCCGGCCGCCCCATTCACCGCCTTCCCGGGCCAGATTCATCTCAAGTCACGGGAGGTCGTTGGTTCGATTCCAATAGTTTAATAGTTTGTGTCGCTTTGAGATTAACAATCTGTAAGGGTTCTAGGGGGGTGACATTTGCATATGGATAGTTTTGTGTTTTTTTCCTATTGAGATTACGATTTTCGACGCTAAGCTGTCGTACACTACCACTGGTGAAAGAGGTTCGAGATCTTATTACCGGACTTGTAACGTTAACGTGACACCACTAATTCAGCAAGTGATGGTACTATATGATTCCACTGAGTTTGGGTTGCACTGTTCCATCACAGTGAATGATGTTTTTGCCAAGCAACCGGTCTAAACTGGGGGAGATGACTGGCGGCAGGTCCTCATCACTCTAGAGCACCAGCTTTATCACTTGTCTTGCTACACGCAACTCACACAAACACGCTGCCGTCGCGGCGCAGCCACGCAATGCGATGGACGTCCTACACCGTCCATTCGTAATACCCAATCCGAACGATTATTCGGGAGGGGATTGCCACGTCTCCCGCAGCATGGGGTGACGACATTTAAAACAGAGTCATTCTGCTCGATTGCAATGTCCTTATTTCATTCATTCAGCGTCCTGGGCTTCGACTTCTTGACAGACCTTGCCCTTCCACCTAAACTAAACACTGAACCCAATCCTTCGCACGCCACCGGGCAGAGCCACGTTCCGGAGACGGTGGTTCTCTGCTTCGGCGACCAATAcctcgccgcggcctcgccgacTCCAAGCATCTTGTATCCGCCAGTCTTCCCCACCGTGTTATTGTCGCACGCGGGGGCCCGTCGCCCCAATCTCGCCGAACGCCGCGATCGTTTCATCGTTTACCAAGAAGTTgtctcggcctcgcgcaTCAAACCAAGGATGTTGGGCAGAATCTCGCGCGCGTCTTGGATGTTGAGGACAGTGACTTCCTCTCCGGGACCCTTGCGCAGCTGCTCTTTCGGCGAACCTTGTCTCTCCATTTGATGGAAGTGAAAGATAGTCGCGGTGATGAAGTCCGTCACAATGCCCCAAGGTGTTTGAAACATGAGGGCGTATGAGGTGAGCTGTGTCATGATTTCCTTGGCATCCATTTGGTAGCCAGTCAGTCGGCCTAGCCCGAGTGTCGAGGACGTATCGTTCGACTGCTCAACCGAGTCGTCGAGTCCATCGAACGCAGGTGCATAGACAGTGCTGTCCGATGGGCCGACCAACAGGTCTTCGCTCTCTGATGCAATAGAGGACGCTTCATCCATGATAGAACTGCTGACTAGCCTGCCAGCCTGCTCGTCCAGGGTGTCCAGGGTGTCCAACACCGTCTGAGCTGTCTTCTCTAGCTTTGCAAGTTTGATCGCGTTTTGGAACTGTTCGATGGGGTTCAGGAGTGTATCCTTATATTCCATGATTACAGCTACTTGCTTGGTCGTTCCGCCGGGAAGCTGAATCTCCATTGTCGTCACCATATCTGGCATGAGTTGTATCGATTCAGGCTCTTGGGGAAGTTTGTCGTCATCATCCCAGGTGACCGTTTTGTACGGTTGAGAGTGGGATTTCATCGTGAAGGTACCCTGTTTGTGACCGTGTACCAGCGTCAGCGCCGTTGGGCAATGGACATACGATTCCACAGCGCGAGCGACGTCTGCCTCGTTGTGAAGAAAATTGAGGCTGGGATCATGAAGTAGAGTCTTCCATCGAAGACCGGGAAACGAGTTGGTGCGGATGAACTCGTCGCTTTGCTCGGTCCAACGAGTCGGTTCAGCGGCGATCATATGTTGGGGCACGTAAACACAATGGGCTGACTTGCTAGCCTTGTGGAGTTTCTTCGGCCGTCCACTGTCCTTCGTCTTTGCATAGCCAAACTCCGGAAGGGGATCGTGACACAGAATCGCCTTAGGAATTGGCGGGATAGGCGTCTCGTCTTTCTGCATTAGCCGCTCAGGTTGAGCCGGACAGGCCGGCGAATCGACATCCATAGGATCATCTTCCATCGAATCGAGCTCCACTGAACTGGGATAAGCTGGGCTGATTGTAGACGAATCTAACCTGTGTCGCTTGTTGGCGAGGGAAAATCTTCGTCGAGAAGATGGTTCAGGGAGGTTGGTTGAGAAGAAGGCGAAAAGTAGGTCGATAGGTGTTTGTGTGAAAAGGATGTTGTGAACTACACGAGGTTGACGGTCCCTTTCT belongs to Colletotrichum higginsianum IMI 349063 chromosome 5, whole genome shotgun sequence and includes:
- a CDS encoding Mynd finger family protein — its product is MIAAEPTRWTEQSDEFIRTNSFPGLRWKTLLHDPSLNFLHNEADVARAVESYVHCPTALTLVHGHKQGTFTMKSHSQPYKTVTWDDDDKLPQEPESIQLMPDMVTTMEIQLPGGTTKQVAVIMEYKDTLLNPIEQFQNAIKLAKLEKTAQTVLDTLDTLDEQAGRLVSSSIMDEASSIASESEDLLVGPSDSTVYAPAFDGLDDSVEQSNDTSSTLGLGRLTGYQMDAKEIMTQLTSYALMFQTPWGIVTDFITATIFHFHQMERQGSPKEQLRKGPGEEVTVLNIQDAREILPNILGLMREAETTSW
- a CDS encoding Tat pathway signal sequence yields the protein MACQSSISYTSLPDSECGDDNLAFTRAKKRLRGPNWKLLAIISIITNLAAVSVILGRLPPRWLAQQECHLDSESLWGHRVPWKKVILENQQEFIDSDPWDSKFGGDGTASVDKGPNPWDSIWFTNWVALEDDPAAKGYGFGTPLTGPNSEGNDLDPIPWEEGSQAFGIGVMHQLHCVASIKKSINDYRYTGGSRGSNSTNTMGHIDHCLEVLRQATICHGDMALIRPNVRGKRYTGYDGWGNEHLCRDWGAITDILKDHGIHYIVGNGMQGWTHYEHSTA